A region of Ferruginibacter albus DNA encodes the following proteins:
- a CDS encoding Y-family DNA polymerase: MKAVVDCNSFYCSCERLFQPHLDDRPVVVLSNNDGCIVSRSDEAKKIGVEMAGPYFKAKPLIDKYNVATFSSNYNLYGDLSWRVMETLKMILGRENVEVYSVDEAFLNLDEFENADLYEVGLFIRQTVEQWTGIKVSVGVAPTKVLSKVANHLAKKNKKETQCVVVLDNEESIAGALQQTPVGEIWGVGRKYAEKLRMYLLFTAYDLSKKTEEWAGKNMGGITGVRLLRELKGEDAIFSDNELINKKMIATTRMFGRIVDDINEIKEAVATYTSKAAEKLRRQQSAATVISVFMVTKGEDHNIGFHRGKSIGSYTTLPFATCATNELIKPALELVERLYEKDKLYKKAGVMLSGLVPDETIQGNLFVPETDNNKRFLMNTVDNVNFAMRNDVIKFAASGTKKDWKMRQELRSPRYTTRWNELMEVK; this comes from the coding sequence ATGAAAGCTGTAGTAGATTGTAATAGTTTTTATTGTTCCTGCGAACGGTTGTTTCAACCGCACTTGGACGATCGCCCTGTTGTGGTGCTGAGTAATAATGATGGATGCATTGTTTCCCGCAGCGATGAAGCTAAAAAGATCGGCGTTGAAATGGCAGGACCATATTTTAAAGCAAAACCATTGATAGATAAATACAATGTTGCAACGTTTTCTTCTAATTATAATTTGTATGGCGATTTAAGCTGGCGTGTAATGGAAACATTAAAAATGATCCTGGGAAGAGAGAATGTAGAAGTATATTCTGTTGATGAAGCCTTTTTAAATTTAGATGAATTTGAGAACGCTGATCTGTATGAAGTCGGTTTATTCATTCGCCAAACTGTAGAGCAATGGACGGGGATAAAAGTATCTGTAGGTGTAGCGCCAACAAAAGTGTTATCGAAAGTTGCCAATCATCTTGCCAAAAAAAATAAAAAAGAAACACAGTGTGTAGTGGTACTGGATAATGAAGAAAGTATTGCCGGTGCATTGCAACAAACGCCTGTTGGCGAGATATGGGGCGTAGGTAGAAAATATGCAGAGAAGCTACGGATGTACTTATTATTTACCGCTTATGATTTAAGTAAGAAAACAGAAGAATGGGCAGGTAAAAATATGGGAGGTATAACGGGCGTGCGTTTATTGAGAGAATTGAAAGGCGAAGATGCAATTTTTTCGGACAATGAATTGATAAATAAAAAGATGATCGCCACTACAAGAATGTTTGGTCGTATTGTTGATGATATTAATGAGATCAAAGAAGCAGTGGCTACTTATACTTCAAAAGCTGCAGAAAAATTACGTCGACAACAAAGTGCTGCTACTGTAATAAGCGTGTTTATGGTTACAAAAGGAGAAGATCATAACATCGGTTTTCATCGCGGTAAAAGCATTGGAAGTTACACTACTTTGCCTTTTGCAACATGTGCCACCAACGAATTGATTAAACCGGCATTAGAATTAGTAGAACGTTTATATGAGAAGGACAAACTCTATAAAAAAGCCGGCGTAATGTTAAGCGGATTGGTTCCTGATGAAACCATACAGGGAAATTTGTTTGTTCCTGAAACAGACAATAACAAACGTTTTTTAATGAATACAGTTGATAATGTAAACTTCGCTATGCGCAACGATGTAATAAAATTTGCAGCATCCGGCACTAAAAAAGATTGGAAAATGCGACAGGAACTGCGTAGCCCAAGATATACTACCCGGTGGAATGAACTAATGGAAGTGAAATAA
- a CDS encoding L-threonylcarbamoyladenylate synthase, giving the protein MLIQVHTENPQPRLIKQVAECLKDGGIIIYPTDTIYGLGCDIFQHKAVEKICRIKNIDIQKAQLSFICSSLSNLSDYTKSIDTPLYRVLKNHLPGPYTFILPASKQVPKILQSKKSTIGLRVPDNKICCAILQETGNPILSTSLPGEMVEEYTDPELMYKKFETLVDIVIDGGIGGMVPSTVVDCTTDDWKVLRQGLGEWAA; this is encoded by the coding sequence GTGTTAATACAGGTTCATACTGAAAACCCTCAACCAAGGTTGATTAAGCAGGTAGCCGAATGCCTGAAAGATGGCGGTATCATTATTTATCCTACTGATACCATTTATGGTTTAGGATGTGATATTTTTCAGCATAAAGCCGTTGAAAAAATTTGTCGCATTAAGAATATAGACATTCAAAAAGCGCAGTTATCATTCATTTGCAGCAGCCTTAGTAATCTAAGCGACTATACTAAAAGTATTGACACTCCACTTTACCGTGTATTAAAAAATCATTTGCCCGGGCCTTATACATTTATTCTACCTGCCAGTAAGCAGGTGCCTAAAATACTGCAAAGCAAAAAATCAACTATTGGCTTGCGTGTGCCGGACAATAAGATTTGCTGCGCCATTTTACAGGAAACCGGTAATCCTATTTTGAGCACATCGTTACCCGGTGAAATGGTAGAAGAATACACCGACCCTGAATTAATGTATAAAAAATTTGAAACCCTGGTGGACATAGTTATTGATGGTGGCATTGGCGGAATGGTTCCTTCTACTGTTGTTGATTGTACTACCGACGATTGGAAAGTATTACGCCAAGGATTGGGCGAATGGGCTGCATAA
- a CDS encoding lamin tail domain-containing protein, with protein sequence MRKKLIFCLSLLFSVLTGSAQFSETFTDGDFTNNPTWIGNTDSFIVNTSSQLQSNAVGASSIKYYLSTANTLATTAEWSFFVNLKFSVSSANYVDVYLIASASDLTASATSGYFVRIGGTQKEICLFKKGSTGANDTTRLIDGLNNEVSSSSNNLIRIKVVRDANNQWILYRDMTGGTNYSSEGSAVDATYTTSSFFGILITESNAATPRKNHYFDSIVVQPYTPDVTPPLIQSSAVTLPSTVDVLFNEALDATTAQDINNYSANNNLGAPSTAALDVSNSALVHLTFSAGFANAVSNTLTINGVKDISGNAISNGTTSFTYFAPYTAQKYDVVIDEIMSDETPAVSLPEREWVELKNTSSSAINLQGWRIKDATGQSGAFTSFVLQPGSYVILCGTSSVADMSAYGDVLGVSSFPSLNNSGELLTLVDNNGATIHAVNYSPDWFGDDTKKDGGWTLEMINTTSPCSGASNWTASIDPRGGTPGTVNSVNGGTADVTGPKLLSAFVTDPTHIVINFDESLDSISGSAISNYTLTNNLTVSAATAVGPLYNSVNITLSAPLVTGTQYTITASNVTDCLGNLIGATNSANLLVASPVAPFDLVVNEILYNPIPSINLQPSGVDYVEIYNRSNKVIDLSTVYIANRSSTTGAIGSLQKLSSASQLLQPQQYVVATSNPAIVRRDFYVKDTTAFVTVPSMPSYSDDKGYVILCTGDQTIIDEVDYTDKWQFPLIHNTEGVALERINSDDTTQPQQQSNWHSAATSVGYGTPTYKNSQYRLDQQVQGEITVSPSVFSPDNDGQDDFATIDYNFPEPGYVANITIFDASGRPVRYLQKNALCGIKGFYRWDGLNDKNAKLPVGVYVIYTEIFNLQGKTKQFKNTVVLARKN encoded by the coding sequence ATGAGGAAAAAATTGATTTTCTGCCTTTCGTTATTATTTTCAGTGCTAACCGGGTCTGCACAATTTTCAGAAACTTTTACCGATGGCGACTTTACCAATAATCCCACCTGGATTGGTAATACCGACAGCTTCATCGTAAACACATCATCGCAACTGCAAAGCAATGCTGTGGGCGCAAGCTCTATTAAATACTATTTAAGTACTGCCAATACTTTAGCTACTACTGCCGAATGGAGTTTTTTCGTAAATCTTAAATTCTCCGTTAGCAGCGCCAATTACGTAGATGTTTATTTAATTGCTTCTGCAAGCGATCTAACGGCGAGCGCCACTTCAGGTTACTTTGTACGCATCGGCGGTACTCAAAAAGAAATCTGTTTATTTAAAAAAGGTAGCACAGGTGCAAATGATACAACCCGTTTAATTGATGGATTAAATAACGAAGTATCAAGTTCCAGTAATAACCTGATCCGCATTAAAGTAGTACGGGATGCCAACAATCAATGGATATTATATCGTGACATGACCGGTGGTACCAATTACAGCAGCGAAGGCTCTGCAGTGGATGCTACTTATACTACCTCTTCTTTCTTTGGCATATTAATTACGGAAAGCAACGCGGCTACTCCACGTAAAAATCATTATTTCGATAGCATAGTAGTGCAACCTTACACGCCCGATGTTACCCCACCGCTTATTCAATCCTCCGCTGTTACATTACCATCAACAGTAGATGTATTGTTTAATGAAGCGTTAGATGCTACTACAGCACAGGACATCAATAATTATTCAGCCAATAATAATTTAGGCGCCCCATCAACTGCCGCATTAGATGTAAGCAATAGCGCATTGGTACATTTAACCTTTTCTGCCGGTTTTGCAAATGCTGTAAGCAATACGCTTACCATCAACGGAGTAAAAGATATTTCGGGTAATGCAATTAGTAATGGAACTACCAGCTTCACTTATTTTGCTCCTTATACAGCTCAAAAATATGATGTGGTAATTGATGAGATCATGAGCGATGAAACACCTGCTGTCAGCCTGCCTGAAAGAGAGTGGGTGGAACTGAAGAATACTTCTTCCTCTGCCATCAATCTGCAAGGCTGGCGAATTAAAGATGCTACAGGACAAAGCGGCGCTTTTACTTCCTTTGTTTTGCAACCCGGCTCTTATGTAATTTTATGTGGTACAAGTTCTGTTGCAGATATGTCGGCTTATGGCGATGTACTGGGTGTAAGCAGTTTTCCTTCATTAAATAATTCAGGTGAATTGCTTACGTTGGTGGACAATAATGGAGCAACCATTCACGCTGTAAATTATTCTCCTGACTGGTTTGGAGATGATACAAAGAAAGATGGCGGCTGGACATTGGAAATGATCAACACTACGAGCCCATGCTCAGGTGCTTCCAATTGGACAGCAAGCATCGACCCTCGTGGCGGAACACCCGGCACCGTTAATTCAGTAAACGGAGGAACTGCAGATGTAACAGGTCCAAAACTTTTAAGCGCTTTTGTTACAGATCCAACGCACATTGTTATCAACTTCGATGAATCATTGGATAGTATCTCCGGTTCTGCCATTTCTAATTACACACTCACTAATAATTTAACTGTTAGTGCCGCAACAGCAGTTGGTCCGTTATACAATTCCGTTAATATTACATTAAGTGCTCCATTGGTTACAGGTACTCAATATACAATTACAGCAAGCAATGTTACAGATTGCTTAGGCAACCTGATCGGCGCTACCAATTCAGCCAATTTATTAGTTGCTTCTCCTGTTGCGCCTTTTGACCTCGTGGTAAATGAAATATTATACAATCCTATTCCATCCATCAATTTACAACCCTCGGGTGTTGATTATGTTGAAATATACAATCGCAGTAACAAAGTAATTGATTTGAGCACTGTTTATATTGCCAATCGCAGCAGCACAACAGGAGCTATAGGAAGTTTACAAAAATTAAGCAGTGCAAGTCAGCTGTTACAACCGCAACAGTATGTAGTGGCAACATCTAATCCGGCTATTGTACGCAGAGATTTTTATGTAAAAGATACTACCGCTTTTGTAACGGTACCGAGTATGCCATCTTATAGTGATGATAAGGGGTATGTGATACTTTGCACGGGAGACCAAACCATAATTGATGAAGTGGATTATACAGACAAATGGCAATTTCCGCTGATCCATAATACAGAAGGCGTTGCTTTGGAAAGAATCAATTCTGATGACACTACACAACCACAACAACAGAGCAACTGGCATTCTGCTGCCACAAGTGTTGGATATGGAACACCTACTTATAAAAATTCTCAATACCGCTTAGATCAACAGGTGCAAGGTGAGATAACTGTTTCTCCATCTGTATTTTCTCCTGACAATGATGGGCAAGATGATTTTGCAACGATCGATTATAATTTTCCTGAGCCGGGATATGTTGCCAACATAACAATTTTTGATGCTTCAGGAAGGCCGGTACGCTACCTGCAAAAGAATGCACTTTGCGGTATAAAAGGATTTTATCGCTGGGATGGATTGAATGATAAAAATGCGAAGCTCCCTGTTGGCGTGTATGTGATCTATACAGAAATATTTAACCTGCAAGGAAAAACAAAACAGTTTAAGAATACTGTTGTATTGGCAAGAAAGAACTAA
- a CDS encoding PfkB family carbohydrate kinase, which yields MSVITVGTMAFDAIETPFGKVDKIVGGSATYVAYAASNFVQPVQQISIVGYDFPKEEMDSLKKLGVQLEGVEIVPDKKSFFWSGKYHLDMNTRDTLVTDLNVLADFKPVVPDSYQGAEFVMLGNLAPEIQLSVISQLKTRPKLIVMDTMNFWMDIALDGLKQVLQKVDVLLVNDGEARQLSGEFSLVKAARKILTMGPKFLIIKKGEHGALLFHENHVFFAPALPLEEVFDPTGAGDTFAGGFIGHLAKTKDISFENMKTAIIVGSALASFCVEKFGPERIKEITKEDIDRRLAEFVQLVNFDIDLV from the coding sequence ATGTCTGTAATTACAGTTGGCACCATGGCTTTTGACGCTATTGAAACGCCTTTCGGAAAAGTAGATAAGATAGTAGGAGGTTCCGCAACATATGTTGCGTATGCTGCAAGCAATTTTGTACAACCTGTACAACAAATCTCTATTGTTGGCTACGATTTTCCTAAAGAAGAAATGGATTCATTAAAAAAGTTGGGTGTTCAGTTGGAAGGTGTAGAAATTGTTCCCGATAAAAAATCTTTTTTCTGGAGTGGTAAATATCATTTAGATATGAACACCCGTGATACATTGGTTACAGATCTAAACGTGTTGGCAGATTTTAAACCTGTTGTACCGGATAGTTATCAAGGAGCAGAATTTGTAATGTTAGGAAATTTGGCTCCTGAAATACAACTGAGTGTGATCAGTCAATTAAAAACAAGACCAAAGTTGATCGTAATGGACACCATGAATTTTTGGATGGACATTGCTTTGGATGGATTGAAACAAGTATTGCAAAAGGTAGATGTATTATTAGTGAATGATGGGGAAGCAAGGCAATTAAGCGGTGAATTTTCTTTAGTGAAAGCAGCCCGTAAAATATTAACCATGGGTCCAAAATTTTTGATCATAAAAAAAGGAGAGCATGGTGCATTACTATTCCACGAAAATCATGTTTTCTTCGCACCTGCGTTACCGTTAGAAGAAGTGTTTGATCCCACCGGTGCCGGAGATACATTTGCGGGTGGCTTCATCGGTCATTTAGCAAAAACAAAAGACATCAGCTTTGAAAATATGAAGACTGCTATTATTGTTGGTAGCGCTTTGGCGAGTTTCTGCGTAGAAAAATTTGGGCCTGAAAGAATAAAAGAAATAACCAAAGAAGATATTGACAGAAGATTAGCAGAGTTTGTACAATTGGTAAATTTTGATATTGATTTAGTATAA
- a CDS encoding cupin domain-containing protein, with protein MTVTPQQLIKQFSLQPHPEGGYYKETYRSAEVIPVKVLDKRFKGDRNFSTAIYFLLEQGNFSAFHKIQSDECWHFYAGGLLLIHVIHINGKFETIKLGSDLQKGEVFQYVIPAGCWFASEPAPGTEFSFVGCTVAPGFDFDDFTLAKADVLAKTFPKQETIIRRLCRQ; from the coding sequence ATGACAGTGACACCTCAACAGCTTATTAAGCAATTCAGTTTACAACCGCATCCGGAAGGTGGTTATTATAAAGAAACCTATCGTTCTGCAGAAGTAATTCCTGTAAAAGTTCTGGATAAACGTTTTAAAGGAGACCGGAACTTTTCAACCGCTATTTACTTTTTATTGGAGCAGGGTAATTTTTCTGCTTTTCATAAAATACAAAGTGATGAATGCTGGCATTTTTATGCAGGAGGCTTGTTGTTGATCCACGTTATACATATCAATGGAAAATTTGAAACCATCAAATTGGGAAGTGATCTGCAAAAAGGTGAAGTGTTTCAATATGTAATACCTGCCGGTTGCTGGTTTGCAAGCGAACCTGCACCAGGTACAGAGTTTAGCTTTGTAGGTTGTACCGTTGCTCCGGGTTTTGATTTTGACGATTTTACTTTGGCTAAAGCTGATGTATTGGCAAAAACTTTTCCTAAGCAGGAAACAATTATAAGAAGATTGTGCAGGCAATAA
- a CDS encoding aspartate-semialdehyde dehydrogenase, giving the protein MKVAVVGATGLVGSKMLQVLAERNFPVDELIPVASEKSIGKEVEFKGKKYKVVGFEDAIKAKPAVAIFSAGGSTSLELAPKFAEAGITVIDNSSAWRMDPTKKLVVPEVNANVLTKDDKIIANPNCSTIQMVLVLKPLHEKYKIKRVVVSTYQSVTGTGVKAVDQLFNERKGVEGEMAYKYQIDLNVIPQIDVFTENGYTKEEMKMIKETNKIIGDNSIKVTATTVRIPVIGGHSESLNIEFENDFDVEEVKALLSKAPGLVLQDDIANAVYPMPLTAHEKDETFVGRIRRDESQANTLNCWVVSDNLRKGAATNAIQIAEYLQSKGLLN; this is encoded by the coding sequence ATGAAAGTTGCCGTAGTAGGCGCTACCGGCTTGGTAGGCAGCAAAATGTTGCAGGTTTTAGCAGAAAGAAATTTTCCTGTGGATGAATTAATTCCTGTTGCTTCTGAAAAATCAATAGGTAAAGAAGTGGAATTTAAAGGAAAGAAATATAAAGTAGTTGGCTTTGAAGATGCAATTAAAGCAAAGCCTGCTGTAGCTATATTTTCTGCAGGTGGCAGTACCTCGTTAGAGCTGGCACCAAAATTTGCTGAAGCAGGTATTACGGTTATCGATAACTCATCGGCATGGCGCATGGACCCTACTAAAAAATTAGTAGTGCCGGAAGTAAATGCCAATGTATTGACGAAAGACGATAAGATCATTGCAAATCCTAACTGCTCTACCATCCAAATGGTATTGGTGTTAAAACCTTTGCACGAAAAATATAAAATTAAAAGAGTAGTGGTTTCTACTTACCAAAGTGTTACCGGTACAGGCGTTAAAGCCGTTGATCAATTATTTAATGAACGTAAAGGCGTGGAAGGTGAAATGGCTTACAAATACCAGATTGATCTGAATGTAATTCCGCAGATCGATGTGTTTACAGAAAACGGTTACACGAAAGAAGAAATGAAGATGATCAAAGAAACCAACAAGATCATTGGCGATAATTCTATTAAAGTAACGGCAACGACTGTACGCATTCCTGTTATTGGCGGGCATAGCGAAAGTTTGAACATTGAATTTGAAAATGATTTTGATGTAGAAGAAGTAAAAGCATTATTAAGCAAAGCTCCTGGATTGGTGTTGCAGGATGATATAGCGAATGCTGTTTATCCAATGCCATTAACAGCGCATGAAAAAGATGAGACCTTTGTTGGTCGCATCCGCAGAGATGAATCACAAGCGAATACATTGAACTGCTGGGTGGTGAGCGATAACTTGCGTAAAGGCGCTGCTACTAATGCTATACAAATTGCAGAGTATTTGCAAAGTAAAGGTTTGTTGAATTAG